Within Quercus lobata isolate SW786 chromosome 5, ValleyOak3.0 Primary Assembly, whole genome shotgun sequence, the genomic segment TAAAGTCGCTGGTACAACACAATTGCAAAGAAATCCTACAAAAACATTCTACTAATGAGAACAATGTATGTATGACTAAAACCAAATCAACTCAATGCAATGCAATGGATGCTCGATTGCTACACTATCGTGTTTTATGAAACATTGTAATAAATTTTGAAGGcttcaagttttttattttttgatcgATTAagcttttttagaattttactAAAGTCAACATtgactattattattattattattataactaaTTAAGTTATTGATGGTGTGGCAAAATCTAAtctatttatttcaaaataaatgtataatattttagcaaaatttCTAAAGCTCATAATCCCTTTTCTGATAATTTGGAAAGCTATCCAAGATAACACAAATTCAGAATCAAGTATATTTATTGCAGTGGTTATAAATGAAATGCATGTTCAAGAAGAAAATTAcatccaagagagagagagacacagaaGAAATTATTTACTCATGGAGATGGGCACTTCTATTACCTTATTCAAAATTGTTCCTAGCTTTTAACAGAAGCAAAGGTGACACTTTACGTTGCATCTAGACAAAATTAATGACCTAAAATGCTAACAAAGTAACAATGATTCagttcagaaaaagaaaaaaagaaaaaaaaaaatggcatccACACTGTCTCTTACCGATTCTAGCAAGCCGATTAATCCAACTTGGGATTGGATTTCCGGTGAGTCTAATACAAGCATCATTGCAAAAATGGTTGCAGTTTTTGGTAATCAAATTATATGCATTCCCTCTATACTCCCCTGCCAGCTCCTCCATTACAGCCCTCACCTCATCTGGTCCCAGATCCGTTTTTCCAATGAAAATTGTCTTCCTAAATGTAAATCCATCACATTGTTTTGGTTCTCCCTCAAATATGCCAGTTGTTGGATATTCATGAGCTCCAAATGCATACTCAATGTCATGAACTGAATATATCCCAAATGAAATTAAACCTTAATTAACAGACACAGCGTACAAAATCACATGCCAGCAAAAACCCAGAAAGGAAACATACAGAAGAATCTTCAAAGCATtcaaaaacaattgaaaaaagatatttcttttgtttgattacTGAGAAAGTTACAGAGAAAAATAAagggaggattttttttttttcttttgtttgattctttgtgtttgtttccATGGATCCCACTTCACAAATATCTAAAACTCAATATATGTAATCTCTTCTAGCACCTTCTCATTATCCAAACAGAACATGAACAGTaaactaaaatgaccaaatcCAGTACTGCACAAAAACtaaaactactaaaaaaaaaaaaaaaaaaaaaaaaaccccttttaGATTTAGTGTTAAGTGATCTGAATTCTGAACATGGTAAGCTAACTGAAACATAGATCTAACCAGAAATGTACCACACCAACTTCAAGCAGAACTGAAattcatgaaaaagaaaaaccaggACACCACTAACCTTGTACACCTGAGTGGTAAACTCCAAGTCCAAACCAATAAGCATAGCCATTAATTGGTGTCAGATCGTACACATTAAGGTGCACCGGAACCGTTCCTGCATCAATATTCCTCGACCCTTTTCTACACAACATCTTTCTTCCAATCTTACTACTATACTACAATAACATTTTAGATATAcacagcattttttttttttttttctgtcctAAGTTACATCAACTTCATATCTATAATGAGTTCTAAAATCAAATATAAGATTCccacccaaattttttttttaaaaaaagaacttttctGATTTGAAGAAAGATATGAGAATCTGGGTTTGTGATTTAAACAAATCCAATAGAACTTTCTGCTAATGGGTACAAGTGCTGTTGCGCAGtgtaactttaatttttttaagaatatggaatgaatattatatataaatcttgGGTTTCTAAATAAATGGGCTTGATGTTGGGTTAAAATTACGGGAGTGTCTGGGGGgtttgttaaaaactaaaatatgagCTGGGTGTGatcttatttaaaaatttgaaattctgGGAGAAAGTAACGTTTAGTGGGTTTAGTCATAATGGTACCCAGTGGCAGTGGGAGTGGGGTAACCTATTATATATTGTGATCTGTGCTGATTAGTAAATAAAGGAGAAATGTGGGGTAGCTTATTATAGTGATCTGTGATGTGATGagtgggttttttcttttttggttttactttttttcttttttttaaaaagcaatgGAATTTCCTGATTTTGGTGGACAATGCAAAAGGAAAGAGGGTGAGGGGCCCCCACAAGATGAGATCGagttctttaattaattttaaattatatatatattttttgatgaacttaaattatatatttataaattattataataatggCCTTCTAAATTCTTATTCTACAAATCCTGTTGTTCAATTCAAATAAAGACTTAAAGACTAAAAGACTTAAAGActgcttctcaaaaaagaaaaaaagaaaaaaaaaagacttaaagaCTGAAATTTTGACCTAAGAATGATGCAGTAAGGGTAAGTTGGTCAACGCAGACTGCCTAGTTTTAGTTTATTGGTGGTAATAATACTATCATGGCTATCTCTAAGTAGATAACTCTTTCCTGAGAATTCAAACTATAATCAAGTGGGAATACGGTGCCATCACGTATCACATATGTTTCAAACTCTACTTCCTCTTACAATATCTAcgtatctaaaaaataaaaaattgctacAACTTTGCAACCTTATAGGGCTACACTAATAACATATACAATTTAATTAGCTTTTGATGTCGATAGATATGAATATTGCCAAGAGGTTTATTACTCAATAAGTACTTTCTAATGCTATATTTGGAAGTTTGGAGGGAAAAGAGAGTAGAGGGCAGTATAAGGAAGGAGAGTAACGAGGACAAGAGTAGAGGAGAATGGTTATCTCCACCttatttagatgttttaaaattaagtaagatAGAGGGGAATAATTAGCTTTTTCataattggtaattttgttaatatggtaagagtaaatttggtaattcatttggtcaaGTATTTCTATACTTTGCTcttcctccaaatctctccaatttggggaaattaaaaatgaggggttagaaaTAGTTAAAACCTCTTCAAATCCCTCCCCTTCCTCCTTTAAAAAACATCTAAATAAGATAATTTAacttactctccctccctctattctactcccctctactccccATCCATTGAAACAAGCTATAATATTTGCCCCACCCCGCTTAATCCGCCTCTCCCCACTTCGCCCCACGCGGGTTTTCCTACCCCCCAAAGGTGGTGGGGTGGGGATGAGGCAAGATTTTAACCCCATACCAAGGGATGGGGCGAGGATaaatttagactttttagacccgtCCACCCCGCATtgctaagggttataattgtaaaaatgttcaaaccctaaaaccctactatttaaacaaacatatcaatattagcttattttatatTACCCAATGTGGttctttgcttttattttgttatgtgttatacaatgagtttttttttttttttttttgggtgattatCTTGCTAAACGCTTGGacatattattcaatttttttttaaaaaaaaatttgatttgatttgatgggataaatttagttataatttcaaatatatttttattaatgaaataggtttcattagaaaaattgtactagttgtagggcaaattaataaaaaagtataGTTTTACGGGGTGGGGCGAGGTTTCACGGGGCCCTAGGGGGTGGGGATGAGGTTAGAAAGTTTTTCCCGTCATGTGGAGCGAGGCAGGGGTAgggcaagacaaaaccatgtgGGGCAGGAACGAAGATTTGGCCTTACCCCatcccattgccatccctagttaGAAGTAGTTAGAACGCCTCCAAatccctccccctccccctcctcttttaaaaaacattcaaataaggTAATTTAACTTACTTTCTCTCCCTCTACTTTACTCCTCTCTACTCCCCAtccatccaaacaagctatAATATTTCTAGTTGAGTTGTTctaggttcaaatccccctctctactattataactattgaattataaattaaaaaaaaaaaaagaataatataattCCAACTAGGAAAACAATTATTACAATAAGTGCTCTCAAAAGACAGTTCCTAAAAGCAACATGcggaagaaacaaagaaaaaaaatgttagttatAAAGGCAGTGattgatgaaaaataaaaagtcaaaatgaTGCAATACTCCTCTAACCTCGtgtcaaataacaaaatttataccaAATATTTTTGCCTTGTGATGGTACTAAGTTGCTcacatttttctcaaaaaaaaaaaaaaaaaaaaaaagttgctcaCATTGCCACAACCGACACCAACAGTGCACGCGCACGCGCACACAAGGAGAATACTTAAACAATAGTTTTAGTGAATCAAGACAATAAACCATGCCAGTGCCACACCAAGTTTACAAGAGAAGTCTCACAACATTTATTACTTTCTCCAAAATACAAAGGAAATTAAGGCCCCTTAAAACAAAACTCCCACCCAGGGTTCACTTGGCGAACTGCTCACACTGAAATCTAGAGAATacactaattagtaattacactTACACATGACACTCTCTTTGTTTTTGCCTATCTTGCTACTAACACGCTTATGGGATATAACGCAGGACATGTTGCCCAAACATGGGAACTGCGTTAGGATGTCAAAGTTCTTGTTGTCTTTGACAATCTATTGCACTATTAGCACATCAACAAGACCTCTACTACATGGTAATTTTTGCCAATTGCTCTAACATATATGTTGTTCCCACATGTTGTACACATGCTCTAGCCTATCGCAAGCCTTGTTCTTCATTCTGGCAACCCAAGGATGCTACCCAACATCCAGTCTTGGTACATGCCGCACCATATGGGGGGCTTGACTCGTGTCAATGCCACCTTCTAACTACCCACAACTTGATCATCGGTCATATGCATCCAACCATGTTTGCCAAGCATCTTATAGACTAAGCTACATTATCTTCAAAGTCTCATATGCCTTACACTCTAGGTAGCCAAGCCTTGCGAAGCACAAAAACAACACTTTGATGCACCACAACTTGCCCATGGCTAGGCCCAAGCAGAGCTACCACATCCTAACTCAGCATGTGCACACAGCACACACCTCAGCTTGCAACATAACAGGCCATGGCCTTAAAGCCATCACCGG encodes:
- the LOC115988880 gene encoding deSI-like protein At4g17486, yielding MLCRKGSRNIDAGTVPVHLNVYDLTPINGYAYWFGLGVYHSGVQVHDIEYAFGAHEYPTTGIFEGEPKQCDGFTFRKTIFIGKTDLGPDEVRAVMEELAGEYRGNAYNLITKNCNHFCNDACIRLTGNPIPSWINRLARIGFLCNCVVPATLNSTKVRHHRIEEKPSEEEKKKITSDSNRFTSSNSSSSSSSSPSNTGIRRGRSRSRRALPPSSPLIVNSSS